TGACTTTCGCCGCCAAATGCGTAGAACCTCAAAGCGGACGTTCACTTGAAGTATTTACTACAGAACCGGGCGTACAAGTATATACAGCCAATTGGCAAAGTGGTTTCAGCGGATGGCATGGTGCCACATTCCCTGCACGCAGTGCCATTTGTTTTGAAGCACAACATTTCCCCGACACACCGAACAAGGGACATTTCCCCTCGGCTGTTCTGAATCCAGGCGAAACCTATCACCAGGTGACCGTATATAAATTCGGCATAGAAAACTAACCCTATTAATTACTAACCTCTTAATAAACAACCATGAATCAACAAAAACAGAACGGTAATCTCATCGCAATCATCACCATGTTTTTCCTTTTTGCGATGATCTCTTTTGTTACCAATCTTGCCGCCCCGTTCGGCACTATTTGGAAAAACCAATATGCGGGAGCCAATACATTGGGTATGATGGGGAACATGATGAACTTCCTCGCTTATCTGTTTATGGGTATTCCGGCTGGAAACATGCTGGTGAAAATCGGATATAAGAAAACTGCCCTTATCGCTATGGCGGTAGGATTCTTAGGATTATTTACCCAATATGTTTCAAGCCTGGTAGGTGCTGACATCGCTGTATTCAGTATGGGCGCATACAGCATCAAGCTGAACTTCATTATTTATTTGTTAGGTGCATTCATCTGCGGCTTTTGCGTATGTATGCTCAATACAGTTGTAAACCCGATGCTGAATCTGTTAGGTGGCGGAGGCAACAAAGGTAACCAGCTTATCCAGGCCGGCGGTGCCCTGAACTCTTTGTCAGGTACGCTGACCCCGTTGTTCGTAGGTGTATTGATTGGAACCGTTACGCCTGAGACTGCAATGTCCGACGTGACTCCCCTGCTTTTCATTGCCATGGGCGTGTTCCTCCTTTCTTTTATTGTGATTTCGTTTGTGGCTATTCCCGAACCTCACTTGCATAAAGGAGACGTAAAAGAAGAAAAATTCAGCCACAGCCCCTGGAGTTTCCGTCATACGGTATTGGGCGTATTCGGTATCTTCGTATATGTAGGTATTGAAATCGGTATTCCGGGCACATTGAACTTCTACTTGGCAGATGCTTCGGACAAAGGAGCAGGCATCTTATTCAACGGTGCGGCTATCGGCGGAGCCATTGCTGCTATCTATTGGCTGCTCATGCTGGTAGGACGTCTTACCAGTACCATCATCAGCGGAAAGGTTTCTACCCGTACCCAGCTGATTACGGTATCTGCTACAGCCATTCTTTTCATTATCTTCGCTATCTTCATTCCGAAGAATGTAGGTATCAACGTACCGAAAATCGTTTATGACCCGATTGCCAAGACCTCTGAAATACTGACGGAAGCCAAAGTTCCTGAAGCTACAATCAGCGCAATTATCGCTGATCCGTCAGGTGCAAACCTCCAACAACATGAAGCGGAATTGACTCAAGCCAACTTGAAATTGTCTGACATCGAAGGCTCATTGAAGACTCCGAAAGTACCGGTGAGCGCCTTGTTCCTCGTACTTTGCGGTTTGTGCACTTCCATTATGTGGGGAGGAATCTTCAACCTTGCCGTAGAAGGATTAGGCAAATATACAGCCCAGGCATCCGGAATCTTCATGATGATGGTTGTGGGTGGTGGTATCTTCCCGCTTCTGCAACAAGTCATTTCCGACTCGGTCGGCTATATGGCAAGTTATTGGCTCATTGTCGCCATGTTGGCATACCTGTTATATTACGGACTGATAGGATGTAAAAACGTCAACAAAGATATTCCAGTAGACTAATTTATTTATTAACTCATTAATTATAAAATACCATGGATATAGATTTCGTAAGAAGCCGTTTCATCAAACATTTCGATGGAACCACAGGAGCTATTTATACTTCACCCGGACGCATCAATCTTATTGGCGAACATACCGATTATAACGGAGGATTTGTATTCCCCGGTGCAGTGGACAAAGGCATTACCGCCGAAATCAAACCGAATGGAAAAGACAAAGTCTGCGCTTATTCCATCGACTTGAAAGATTACGTAGAATTCGGTCTGAATGAAGAAGACGCTCCCAAGGCAAGTTGGGCACGTTACATTTTCGGTGTATGCCGCGAAATGATTAAACGTGGCGTAGATGTAAAAGGATTCAATACCGCATTCGCGGGCGATGTTCCTCTGGGTGCAGGTATGTCATCATCTGCCGCACTTGAATCCACTTTTGCATACGCATTGAACGACTTGTTCGGTGACAATAAGATTGACAAGTTCGAATTGGCAAAAGTAGGTCAGGCTACCGAACACAACTATTGCGGTGTAAACTGCGGTATCATGGACCAGTTCGCTTCTGTATTCGGCAAAGAGGGTCACTTGATGCGCCTTGATTGCCGTTCATTGGAATATAAATACTATCCGTTCCGTCCCGAGGGCTACCGTTTGGTATTGGTAGACTCAGTGGTTAAACACGAACTGGCTTCTTCTGCCTACAACAAACGCCGCCAAAGTTGCGAAAACGTGGTAGCCGCTATCAAGAAAAACCATCCGGAAGTAGAATTCCTGCGCGATTGCAACATGGATATGCTGAGCGAAGTGAAAGCGGATGTATCGGAAGAAGATTACAAACGTGCTGAATATGTCATCGAAGAAATCCAACGCGTATTGGATGTATGTGACGCCCTGGAACGCGGCGATTATGAAACCGTAGGGCAAAAGATGTTCGAAACCCACCACGGCATGAGCAAACTGTATGAAGTAAGTTGCGAAGAACTGGACTTCTTAAACGATATCGCTTTCGATTGCGGAGTAACCGGCTCACGCGTCATGGGCGGCGGATTCGGCGGATGCACCATCAACTTGGTGAAGAACGAATTGTACGAAACCTTCATCACAACTGCCAAAGAACAGTTCAAGAAGAAATTCGGACGTTCACCCAAAGTATATGATGTAGTTATCAGCGACGGCTCGCACCGCGTTTGCTAAAAACAAACATTCATAACACATACGCGAGGCTGCTTCAGGGAATACACATGAGGCAGCCTCTTTATTCATACATCTATGGAAAGCAATGCGATTATCTACATAAAAAACATGGTATGCCGACGCTGCATTATCATCGTTACCCAAATATTCCAAAAACACGGCACCGAACCTTTGGACGTCCAGTTAGGCAAAGTAACCCTTTCCAAGCCGATTTCAAAAAAAGAATTGGAACCGATACAGCAAGAGCTGGAGAATTGCGGATTTGAAGTGATTGATGACAAACGTACCCGCATCATCGAACAGATACGCACAGCCGTTATCCAATATGTACATTACAATGATGCTCCGAAAAAGAAAAACCTATCAGACTATATCAGCAGCCAATGCAAACGGGAGTATAGCCTGCTCAGCAAATTATTCGCAGAAACAAACGGCATTACCATTGAAAAATACTACATCGCCCAGAAAATCGAACGCGTGAAAGAACTACTCATCTATGGTGAACTAAGCATCAGCGAAATAGCCGACAAGCTGCATTATTCAAGCAGTGCGCACCTAAGCACGCAATTCCGTTCCGTCACGGGGCTATCTCCCACTCAATTCAAGCAACTGAAAAATCCTCAACTAAAGCCATTAGATGAGGTATAAGGAGACATTACCTGCCTAAATCCTCCAACTTACTTATCCATGAGTGCCAAGATGTATAGCTGCGTTGCTTGTAAGATTAATAATCTTCATGCTGTAAGATTATTAATCTTACACGTGTAGGATTATTAATCTTACAGCAAGGTTAGCTATGTTGCCCGCAGAGTTAAATTAAGTCCGAAGCCTATTGGCACATGCAAACATCTCCTGTCCCACTTATTCGAAACGGATAGAACGTGCCGGAAGAATGCGGCTAATGAGGTAAGAAGGACCGACCAGCATCAGAACGGAAACGGCAAGCGTACCCACATTCAACAAGAGCCATACCCCTACATTCAACTCGACAGGTACGGCATCGATGTAATAAACCGCCGGGTCTAACTTGATGAGATGAAAGAAATGCTGCAGGGCACAACATGTAAGCGCCAGCACATTCCCCCAAACCATTCCCTTTCGAATCAAGAAAACAGCAAGCATCAGAAAAACCTTCCGGACAGATGTATTATCAGCCCCCAACGCTTTCAGGATACCTATCATATTTGTCCGCTCCAGAATGATAATCAGCAATCCGGATATCATGGTGAACCCCGCCACTCCTACCATCAAGATAAGAATCACCCATACATTGACGTCCAATAAGCCGAGCCATGCAAAAATCTGAGGGTACACCTCTTCTACTGTTTGCGAATAATATTTTCCCCCGTACCTGTCGGTTTTCCCATAGAAGAAAGAAAGCATCTGCTCGTTTGTTTCATTCAAGCGCGCATAGTCACTCACACTGACTTCCAAGCCTCCTACCTGCCCTTCCTTCCAATTATTCAATCGCACTACCGTGCGCAAATCGGTCAGCAGGAACAAATCGTCATACGAAGAGAAGTTGGTCTGATAAATGCCCGCTACCGTCAAACGGCGTGCCCGGATATTGTT
The Phocaeicola salanitronis DSM 18170 genome window above contains:
- the galK gene encoding galactokinase; the protein is MDIDFVRSRFIKHFDGTTGAIYTSPGRINLIGEHTDYNGGFVFPGAVDKGITAEIKPNGKDKVCAYSIDLKDYVEFGLNEEDAPKASWARYIFGVCREMIKRGVDVKGFNTAFAGDVPLGAGMSSSAALESTFAYALNDLFGDNKIDKFELAKVGQATEHNYCGVNCGIMDQFASVFGKEGHLMRLDCRSLEYKYYPFRPEGYRLVLVDSVVKHELASSAYNKRRQSCENVVAAIKKNHPEVEFLRDCNMDMLSEVKADVSEEDYKRAEYVIEEIQRVLDVCDALERGDYETVGQKMFETHHGMSKLYEVSCEELDFLNDIAFDCGVTGSRVMGGGFGGCTINLVKNELYETFITTAKEQFKKKFGRSPKVYDVVISDGSHRVC
- a CDS encoding helix-turn-helix domain-containing protein, with the protein product MESNAIIYIKNMVCRRCIIIVTQIFQKHGTEPLDVQLGKVTLSKPISKKELEPIQQELENCGFEVIDDKRTRIIEQIRTAVIQYVHYNDAPKKKNLSDYISSQCKREYSLLSKLFAETNGITIEKYYIAQKIERVKELLIYGELSISEIADKLHYSSSAHLSTQFRSVTGLSPTQFKQLKNPQLKPLDEV
- a CDS encoding ABC transporter permease; protein product: MDWKLFIARRIYKNKEEGERNVSKPAVRIAIAGIAIGLAVMIISVAVVIGFKHEVRDKVIGLGSDILITSLDEVQSYQVTPIVGDDSLMSVLGAMPGVRHVQRYATKPGMIMTSDNFQGIVLKGVSQEYDLTFLKRHLLEGEIPAFADSVSSFQVLVSKTIADKLGVKVGDKLSTYYVENNIRARRLTVAGIYQTNFSSYDDLFLLTDLRTVVRLNNWKEGQVGGLEVSVSDYARLNETNEQMLSFFYGKTDRYGGKYYSQTVEEVYPQIFAWLGLLDVNVWVILILMVGVAGFTMISGLLIIILERTNMIGILKALGADNTSVRKVFLMLAVFLIRKGMVWGNVLALTCCALQHFFHLIKLDPAVYYIDAVPVELNVGVWLLLNVGTLAVSVLMLVGPSYLISRILPARSIRFE